In Penicillium psychrofluorescens genome assembly, chromosome: 5, a single window of DNA contains:
- a CDS encoding uncharacterized protein (ID:PFLUO_007945-T1.cds;~source:funannotate) yields MSASPSPGNDFFPQGPRMRQPSLSFLYRLECDIAKEEINIGAPHNAGIIRSIANIVRGSMKGRGIEGEVLPLGGADWATVSMTLDARYTVRTTDNHYLYIRAHGLYRPGTGTEYANHVEANPEMVPPATVSQDDVEFFSHLRIETGPGPYNWLNGLVCLGIMTCEGEKIWIDAYHLTNFPGVRPEDVVAR; encoded by the exons ATGTCTGCCTCTCCGTCTCCAGGTAATGACTTCTTTCCGCAGGGTCCGCGCATGCGCCAGCCCTCGCTCTCGTTCCTGTACCGGCTTGAATGTGACATTGCCAAAGAGGAGATTAATATCGGTGCACCCCACAATGCAGGCATCATTCGTAGTATTGCCAACATTGTCCGCGGCAGCATGAAAGGACGCGGCATCGAGGGCGAAGTGCTTCCGCTAGGTGGAGCAGATTGGGCAACCGTG TCCATGACCCTAGACGCCCGTTACACCGTCCGCACAACAGACAACCATTACCTCTACATTCGCGCACACGGGCTCTACCGGCCCGGTACAGGCACAGAGTACGCAAATCATGTGGAAGCCAACCCAGAAATGGTTCCACCGGCGACAGTATCGCAGGACGACGTCGAATTCTTCTCGCACTTACGGATTGAGACCGGACCTGGGCCGTACAACTGGCTGAACGGGTTGGTGTGCCTTGGAATAATGACATGCGAGGGggagaagatctggattGACGCGTACCATTTGACCAATTTCCCGGGCGTTCGGCCAGAAGACGTGGTGGCGCGGTGA
- a CDS encoding uncharacterized protein (ID:PFLUO_007939-T1.cds;~source:funannotate) has translation MDLRTIMNSDAGGASNPPARSSSPPSEPSHPAHAHQPMPYPSEYVARPAQPQAHHVSPDRSSPYGPTKSPYQQFNAPPPLNTAVQSHRSQSPQYAPAPYTPGARDSFGAPPPYNAPQPAAPLASPYTPHPMSAGAQHPDQQSYFAQQRSHSLQTVTANPRAPSESFRPRDSPPSAAPQSLPPQHFSPSAHRSVPSTPLGPPPAFSSRRSPSSARPPSSGHDSPRNPLSSPRPAHDALSRDSPQTQSPATQKHLSPLSSRPSDPAPQITPAGLKQEPVESVGFKPTSRTNNVATTPETREAPPVAGPGSHVASVAPGMQVDSSPSAFGARAPSMKMDIDHEPAPRASVDVQPPKPKRRRYNEPPIYARRSVRSKGKCPMIPNQQPPIPKHARRAHQDSWTERRRSSSVAGPAVHSPSMGRGSIAPSTNTNGPSVQQPPPAASKEVGSLGPWEPSITGFIPHEEVTKRLCDFLFEHVVLRNDVAAGAAGSAAAGSAAAGSAAAGQGAIIEVEAKLGRVLDMDRSERLNLPILTESVINRKNSMLRTSFESNMSIEQHRAMNNFLNDAVKESLPHTNPNRIPLSYAHKKERDTFYEVSAADLPPVIRHNLNPRHKPRVRVTTDQRTGEVLAKIIKCRVADFDVYSPSTHVDWRVSVNLEMEYEGDIHNLTIADAAKGGRGERNKDRMSYRHLAYQVDLTQVARAEPPTKNDFEHELEIEASAAEIRRQGNLAMEGNPNNQYEELVKGFVDNIRILARAVPP, from the exons ATGGATTTGCGCACCATCATGAACAGCGACGCCGGCGGCGCCTCCAACCCTCccgccagatcctcgagtCCTCCATCGGAGCCATCGCATCCGGCGCACGCCCATCAGCCGATGCCCTATCCTTCAGAATATGTTGCGCGACCCGCACAACCGCAGGCCCACCACGTTTCCCCCGATCGATCCTCACCCTACGGCCCGACCAAATCGCCCTACCAACAATTCAACGCACCACCGCCTCTGAACACTGCGGTACAATCGCATCGCAGCCAGAGCCCCCAATATGCACCGGCTCCCTATACGCCAGGAGCGCGAGATTCGTTCGGTGCGCCGCCACCGTATAACGCGCCGCAACCCGCCGCTCCACTGGCTTCACCATACACGCCACATCCCATGAGCGCGGGAGCCCAGCATCCCGATCAGCAGTCCTATTTTGCGCAGCAGCGTTCCCACTCTCTTCAGACGGTCACGGCGAACCCACGCGCCCCGAGCGAGTCCTTCCGGCCTCGCGACAGCCCACCGTCTGCCGCGCCGCAGTCTCTTCCACCGCAACATTTCTCTCCTTCTGCGCATCGCTCGGTCCCCAGTACGCCTCTTGGCCCACCGCCTGCCTTCTCGTCGCGTCGTTCGCCGTCATCTGCCCGCCCTCCGTCCTCCGGTCACGATTCTCCCCGAAACCCACTCTCTAGCCCGCGGCCCGCGCACGATGCCTTATCCCGTGATTCACCACAAACTCAGTCCCCAGCGACCCAGAAACACTTGTCGCCTCTCAGTTCTCGACCATCTGATCCAGCTCCCCAAATTACCCCTGCGGGGCTGAAGCAAGAACCGGTAGAGAGTGTGGGTTTCAAGCCCACCTCCCGAACGAACAACGTCGCCACTACCCCAGAGACCAGAGAAGCACCTCCAGTGGCAGGTCCGGGATCACATGTCGCGTCCGTTGCGCCAGGGATGCAGGTGGACAGCTCGCCTTCTGCGTTTGGGGCGCGCGCAccctcgatgaagatggacaTAGACCACGAGCCGGCTCCCCGCGCAAGCGTTGATGTACAACCACCCAAaccgaagaggaggaggtaCAACGAGCCTCCTATCTATGCTAGGAGATCTGTTCGATCCAAAGGCAAATGCCCAATGATCCCAAACCAGCAGCCACCCATTCCAAAACATGCGAGACGCGCGCATCAGGATTCCTGGACCGAGCGCAGACGGTCGTCATCGGTAGCAGGGCCCGCGGTACACTCTCCGTCAATGGGTCGAGGGTCAATCGCGCCTTCAACCAACACCAATGGGCCCTCGGTGCAACAACccccgccagcagcttcaaaAGAAGTTGGCTCTCTTGGGCCATGGGAGCCTTCCATTACCGGATTCATTCCACATGAGGAAGTCACGAAGCGTCTCTGCGATTTCCTTTTCGAACATGTGGTATTGAGAAACGACGTGGCCGCTGGCGCCGCGGGCTCGGCCGCCGCGGGCTCGGCCGCCGCGGGCTCGGCCGCCGCGGGCCAGGGCGCGATTATTGAGGTTGAGGCGAAGTTAGGCCGTGTTCTGGACATGGATCGATCAGAGCGGCTGAATCTTCCTATCCTGACCGAGAGCGTTATTAATCGCAAGAACTCAATGCTCCGAACATCTTTTGAGAGCAATATGAGCATT GAGCAACACCGGGCCATGAATAACTTTCTGAACGACGCTGTCAAAGAATCCCTACCGCATACGAACCCAAATCGCATTCCACTCTCATATGCGCATAAAAAGGAGCGAGACACATTCTACGAGGTCTCTGCGGCCGACCTACCGCCAGTGATCCGGCACAATTTGAACCCCCGACATAAACCCCGAGTCCGCGTGACGACTGACCAGCGCACTGGCGAGGTTCTTGCCAAGATCATCAAGTGTCGCGTCGCCGATTTCGATGTCTACAGCCCCAGCACCCACGTGGACTGGCGTGTGAGTGTGAACTTGGAAATGGAGTACGAGGGCGACATCCACAACCTCACCATCGCAGACGCAGCCAAAGGCGGCCGCGGCGAGCGCAACAAGGATCGCATGAGCTACCGACATTTGGCGTATCAGGTCGATTTGACACAGGTGGCTCGCGCCGAG CCTCCGACAAAAAATGATTTCGAGCACGAGCTCGAGATTGAGGCATCTGCTGCCGAAATCCGCCGCCAAGGTAACCTTGCCATGGAAGGTAACCCAAATAACCAGTACGAAGAGCTCGTCAAGGGGTTCGTGGACAATATCAGGATCTTGGCTCGTGCTGTTCCGCCTTGA
- a CDS encoding uncharacterized protein (ID:PFLUO_007941-T1.cds;~source:funannotate): protein MLQPRLPELCRESSALYTTCLAFQLSLAPSLTPRFFEYFDAALRTFRSELACSTTLLDGTLAAGLLLCSVGLMHGFPWTMHLEGMHNILLENLHRPSARSKFRTHLLEVMGVMDFPIFVIGRQTPCIGIWRSYCQRAEPKEGVEPVSGLPRSLLDLFAGIGIETTEQSFWDWPGNPGDFLQCYLWEAHRLAGILTLRQQARLPGKQQSSSVSAWRQPGACPADATILVGRILANLDALRLACAERPEEDTFIQNAKNYPLFVAGLEITVLRPRPDWQKKIRSFLLLTRQDELILSLLEEMWRRDDPNFSVDQVAQERGIEMGLL from the exons ATGCTCCAACCGCGTCTCCCGGAGCTCTGCCGGGAATCCAGCGCACTATACACGACCTGCCTGGCCTTCCAGCTCTCACTTGCACCCAGTCTGACCCCGCGGTTCTTCGAGTACTTCGATGCCGCGCTTCGAACATTTCGGTCAGAGCTGGCATGCAGCACCACCCTGTTGGATGGAACGCTGGCCGCTGGCCTGCTGTTGTGTAGCGTCGGC CTGATGCATGGGTTTCCATGGACGATGCATCTGGAAGGTATGCACAACATCCTGCTTGAGAACCTGCATCGCCCATCCGCCCGGTCCAAGTTCCGCACGCATCTTCTGGAGGTCATGGGGGTGATGGACTTTCCGATCTTTGTGATCGGGCGCCAGACTCCCTGTATTGGGATTTGGAGGAGCTATTGCCAGCGCGCAGAACCCAAAGAAGGCGTTGAGCCTGTGAGTGGCCTGCCTCGCTCCCTTCTGGATCTGTTCgcgggcattggcatcgaAACAACTGAGCAGAGCTTTTGGGACTGGCCTGGAAATCCTGGAGACTTCTTGCAATGCTATCTGTGGGAAGCACACCGACTGGCAGGTATCCTCACACTGCGACAGCAAGCTCGCCTACCTGGAAAGCAGCAGTCCTCGAGTGTCTCAGCGTGGCGTCAGCCCGGCGCATGTCCTGCGGATGCAACGATTCTTGTAGGGCGGATTCTGGCCAATCTTGACGCTTTGCGTTTGGCATGTGCTGAGCGTCCGGAAGAGGACACCTTCATCCAGAATGCGAAGAATTATCCTCTGTTTGTTGCCGGGCTAGAAATCACCGTTCTGCGTCCCCGACCTGACTGGCAGAAGAAAATCCGgagctttcttcttctcacACGTCAGGATGAGTTGATTCTAAGTTTACTGGAGGAGATGTGGCGGCGAGACGACCCAAATTTTAGTGTAGACCAGGTAGCCCAAGAAAGGGGAATTGAAATGGGGCTGCTGTGA
- a CDS encoding uncharacterized protein (ID:PFLUO_007940-T1.cds;~source:funannotate): protein MNIVIPCAINPNTTNKAPFPVLVYVHGGSLLYGGANLPIFDAVNLVSHSVAISQPIIVVNFNYRVGIGGFLAGDAIARELARDGFAGSGNFGFTDQQVAFEWVQRYIPFLGGDAHNVTAVGESAGGISISNQLLAAKPPIFNRAVCMSGLSAAIPAWTMKRHDRFFGDVCRHFDIDPTSSDALDRLRVVPQQELANATPLIQGVASGTGNPCLDGWFYGNSDPRDIHAPPGWLEGLMLGDTYHEGVIFHLNLLEEDYESIRRILQTYIEDGVYTDRILDDYGINKDLSHEELLLRVEHMCGDAIFKIPNYVLAQTCLSKNVLYGTTLFMYHFDQRSRIPNAFEGTAYHAHELLYLFGNLDNALNKDECRMAREFASAWIRFVNGLEPWDASGKKWMVWGPNSSVKLKSEGEDDIVRDYARMKKVLNLGSGEIWKKWLAGVDALVNHRQHWEE, encoded by the coding sequence ATGAACATCGTCATTCCCTGCGCCATCAACCCAAATACCACCAACAAAGCACCATTTCCCGTCCTGGTGTATGTCCACGGCGGATCCCTGCTCTATGGCGGCGCCAACCTCCCAATTTTCGATGCAGTCAACCTTGTTTCCCACAGCGTCGCCATCAGCCAACCCATCATAGTCGTCAACTTCAACTACCGCGTCGGCATTGGCGGATTCCTCGCCGGCGACGCTATTGCGCGCGAGCTGGCGCGCGATGGGTTTGCCGGTAGTGGGAACTTCGGATTCACAGATCAGCAGGTTGCGTTCGAGTGGGTGCAGCGGTATATCCCGTTCCTGGGCGGAGACGCCCACAATGTCACGGCGGTGGGCGAGTCCGCTGGTGGTATATCCATCAGTAACCAGCTCCTAGCAGCGAAGCCACCGATCTTCAATCGCGCAGTGTGTATGTCTGGATTATCTGCTGCTATCCCGGCGTGGACGATGAAGCGGCATGATCGGTTCTTCGGGGACGTGTGTCGCCATTTTGACATCGATCCTACAAGCTCAGATGCCCTGGACAGACTCCGCGTTGTACCGCAGCAGGAACTTGCGAATGCAACCCCACTTATTCAGGGCGTGGCCTCTGGCACAGGGAATCCTTGTCTGGATGGATGGTTTTATGGAAATTCGGACCCGCGGGATATCCACGCTCCGCCAGGCTGGCTGGAGGGACTTATGCTGGGTGATACCTACCATGAAGGCGTGATCTTCCACCTCAATTTGCTGGAAGAGGACTATGAGAGTATTCGCCGAATTCTACAAACCTATATCGAGGACGGGGTATACACAGACCGAATACTGGATGACTATGGGATCAACAAGGATCTGTCTCATGAGGAGCTGCTCCTCCGCGTTGAACATATGTGTGGCGATGCCATTTTCAAGATTCCCAATTACGTGCTGGCGCAGACATGTCTGTCCAAAAATGTGCTATATGGTACTACCTTGTTTATGTATCACTTCGACCAGCGATCTCGCATCCCGAATGCGTTCGAGGGAACGGCATACCATGCCCATGAACTGCTCTATTTATTCGGGAATCTAGACAACGCGTTAAACAAAGATGAGTGCCGCATGGCGCGGGAGTTTGCATCCGCATGGATTCGTTTCGTGAACGGACTGGAGCCATGGGATGCTAGCGGAAAGAAGTGGATGGTCTGGGGTCCAAACAGTAGCGTGAAGCTCAAAtcagaaggagaagatgataTAGTAAGAGACTATGCtcggatgaagaaggtcttGAATCTAGGGAGTGGCGAGATATGGAAGAAATGGCTGGCTGGTGTGGATGCTCTAGTAAATCATCGACAGCATTGGGAAGAATAG
- a CDS encoding uncharacterized protein (ID:PFLUO_007943-T1.cds;~source:funannotate): protein MAGSRANPSENDLLLPERDMARNFEEAGDANLPPGTFRLIREDGIDLHGQRTVMLDPIPSSDPNEPLNWSTLRKTVNFTIVLAMTAIIFTALSIQSIFWQQMVVNLHVSYTQLNQAMSVNYVGLAMGCVFFIPLAKKYGRRPVYIVSTALMLVTTFWTANMHSLTELYVTNLLQGLGGATNEAIAEITIADLFFVHHRGTMNGLYMTMVMIGSFLTPMAAGVQATAQGWRWSYRTMGIFNAILMVIFLVAYEETKYVPVLTGQVHSGSSDDDLSDTAKDLDQQAFRTKAQADTKTSIPVEPNNLHRELDLTIPHNSWRKRLALVTATPEPIWPHYYRPFYVLICFPPVMFAALQYAAGVIWLTITANVLSLVFPLAPYHFTPEQIGFMSLGPFIGNLIGAVYGGVLGDWSILYFSRRNKGFYEPEMRLYILHLPAVAMAGGLIMFGATISRGMHWIYPSVGGALFGFGLGSISDAALTLVIDSYRDITGDAFTGVAFVRNAASIGIPFAISPWMKHDGLQNMFIACGFICLGVTMSIIPMIIFGKDARRAMAARYYRMVEEQGHALGH, encoded by the exons ATGGCAGGATCTCGGGCAAATCCCAGCGAGaacgatcttcttctccccgaGCGAGACATGGCCCGAAACTTTGAAGAGGCTGGCGATGCCAATCTGCCCCCGGGCACTTTTCGGTTGATTCGAg AAGATGGAATTGATCTCCATGGTCAGCGAACCGTGATGCTCGACCCAATCCCGTCGAGCGACCCTAATGAACCCCTA AATTGGAGCACGCTTCGAAAAACAGTTAACTTCACCATTGTGCTGGCTATGACAGCCATCATTTTCACAGC GCTCTCCATCCAGTCCATTTTCTGGCAGCAGATGGTCGTCAACCTCCATGTCTCTTATACTCAACTCAACCAAGCCATGTCGGTGAATTATGTCGGTCTTGCAATGGGATGCGTGTTCTTCATTCCTCTCGCGAAAAAATACGGCCGGCGCCCCGTGTACATTGTGTCGACGGCGCTGATGCTGGTCACTACCTTTTGGACCGCCAACATGCACAGCCTAACAGAGCTGTACGTCACCAATCTCCTACAAGGCCTGGGCGGTGCAACGAATGAAGCTATCGCGGAGATTACC ATTGCCGATCTGTTCTTCGTCCACCACCGAGGCACCATGAATGGCCTGTACATGACCATGGTTATGATTGGT AGCTTCCTGACTCCCATGGCGGCGGGTGTCCAGGCTACCGCCCAgggctggcgctggtcgTACCGTACCATGGGGATCTTCAATGCTATTCTCATGGTCATATTTCTGGTTGCCTACGAGGAAACCAAGTACGTGCCTGTCCTCACAGGCCAGGTGCACTCCGGATCAAGCGATGACGATTTGTCGGACACCGCTAAAGATCTCGACCAGCAGGCTTTCAGGACCAAGGCCCAAGCAGATACTAAGACCTCCATCCCTGTCGAGCCCAATAATCTGCACCGCGAGCTAGATCTGACTATTCCTCATAATTCATGGCGCAAGCGCCTCGCCCTGGTAACGGCTACTCCAGAGCCCATCTGGCCGCACTACTATCGCCCCTTCTATGTGCTCATCTGTTTCCCGCCGGTCATGTTCGCCGCCCTTCAGTACGCTGCCGGTGTCATATGGCTGACCATCACGGCGAATGTCCTGTCTCTCGTATTCCCGCTGGCACCCTATCATTTCACACCCGAGCAGATCGGATTCATGAGCCTAGGTCCATTTATTGGCAACCTTATCGGCGCCGTCTACGGCGGTGTCCTGGGAGATTGGTCGATTCTGTACTTCTCCCGCCGAAACAAGGGATTTTATGAGCCGGAAATGCGTCTGTACATCCTGCACCTACCGGCAGTGGCCATGGCAGGCGGTTTGATTATGTTCGGTGCCACCATTTCTCGG GGTATGCACTGGATCTATCCCAGTGTCGGTGGCGCACTGTTCGGCTTCGGCCTTGGCAGCATCAGCGATGCCGCGTTGACTCTCGTGATTGATAGTTATCGTGAT ATCACCGGTGATGCCTTTACAGGGGTGGCCTTCGTCCGCAATGCGGCCAGTATCGGCATCCCTTTCGCCATCTCCCCGTGGATGAAACATGATGGTCTGCAGAACATGTTTATTGCCTGTGGCTTCATATGTCTGGGCGTTACCATGTCTATTATCCCCATGATAATATTCGGCAAGGATGCACGCCGTGCCATGGCGGCGCGGTATTACCgcatggtcgaggagcaggGACATGCGCTGGGACACTGA
- a CDS encoding uncharacterized protein (ID:PFLUO_007944-T1.cds;~source:funannotate), translating to MPFAQALLSDDTISVTARQQALDRIFSDPGIPGSTTTSSFWLQEPHPRFTQQTPTTTTLPSESDIVIIGSGITGVSIARTLLQCRARDSSTSTHPAVVMLEARGICSGATGRNGGHILETADEYAELAKVFGEDAARKTLRFRLSHLKEMLRVADEFGLTEEAQARKVQFLSVFFEDDSFKGALDRLQKFQEGLPEESAEWTAYEADAIPKLILTPPQEFGLSRSRGVITGPAGALWPYKFVTGMLSRLLEEHPQDFRVEEHTAVTAIHNTSSTKEPRYKVETSRGTIFAHHVIHCTNAHVGHLVPGLRGRIFPVRGQMSAQTPGDRFPCQAKEHSWLFNYERGFDYLTQLPGGQMMLGGGFAQGEGGGIADLGIATDSTLSLYIDIHLSGALSAIFGRQAWGRVNGDPVQAMWTGNMAFSSDGFPWVGRLPASMTRRGSGGSDSSSPSHSNGAEWVCAAFGGDGMVQAWLCGKALATMLLVQDRRLAPTADVDISWFPDQMLVSEERIAAAELPDTVADNRRQANL from the exons ATGCCGTTCGCTCAAGCTCTTCTCAGCGATGACACGATTTCTGTCACAGCTCGCCAGCAAGCTCTGGACCGCATTTTTTCTGACCCAGGTATTCCAGGCTCAaccacaacctcctccttctggcTCCAAGAGCCGCATCCGCGCTTCACCCAGCAGACCCCGACTACGACTACATTGCCCAGCGAAAGCGATATCGTAATCATCGGCTCTGGAATTACGGGCGTCTCTATTGCACGTACGCTACTACAATGCCGTGCTCGGGATTCTTCCACGTCGACACACCCAGCCGTCGTCATGCTCGAGGCTCGCGGCATTTGTAGCGGTGCCACAGGCCGTAATGGCGGCCACATACTCGAAACCGCAGATGAATATGCTGAGCTTGCCAAAGTCTTTGGCGAGGACGCTGCGCGCAAGACATTACGGTTCCGTCTGTCGCACCTGAAAGAGATGCTTCGGGTTGCGGATGAGTTTGGTTTAACGGAGGAGGCGCAGGCTCGCAAGGTGCAATTCCTCAGTGTGTTTTTCGAAGATGACTCGTTCAAAGGGGCACTGGATAGACTGCAAAAGTTTCAAGAAGGTCTCCCTGAAGAGTCAGCGGAGTGGACTGCCTATGAGGCCGATGCTATTCCGAAG CTCATTCTCACCCCACCTCAGGAGTTCGGGCTTTCTCGCTCGCGAGGCGTCATTACTGGTCCAGCTGGCGCTCTGTGGCCATACAAGTTTGTGACAGGCATGTTGTCccgtctgctggaagagCATCCGCAGGATTTCCGCGTCGAAGAACACACAGCCGTGACCGCTATCCACAACACATCTTCAACCAAGGAGCCGCGCTACAAGGTCGAGACTAGCCGGGGCACCATATTTGCCCATCACGTCATTCATTGCACCAACGCACATGTTGGCCACTTGGTCCCAGGCCTGCGTGGACGCATCTTCCCCGTGCGTGGACAGATGTCGGCGCAGACACCCGGTGACCGGTTCCCATGCCAGGCAAAAGAACATTCCTGGCTTTTCAATTACGAGCGTGGCTTCGACTACCTTACCCAGCTTCCAGGTGGCCAGATGATGCTTGGCGGCGGATTCGCGCAGGGTGAGGGCGGCGGGATTGCCGATCTGGGCATCGCAACAGACTCAACCCTAAGCCTGTACATTGACATCCACCTCTCGGGCGCTTTGAGCGCCATCTTCGGCCGCCAGGCCTGGGGCCGTGTGAACGGCGATCCCGTTCAGGCAATGTGGACGGGCAACATGGCTTTCAGCTCAGACGGGTTCCCCTGGGTGGGACGGTTGCCTGCTTCGATGACACGTCGTGGCAGTGGCGGTAGTGactcctcctctccctctcaCAGTAACGGTGCCGAATGGGTGTGTGCAGCTTTTGGTGGCGATGGTATGGTGCAGGCCTGGCTGTGCGGCAAGGCCCTGGCCACCATGCTCCTCGTGCAGGACCGCCGACTTGCCCCAACTGCTGACGTCGATATCTCGTGGTTTCCAGACCAGATGCTTGTTTCTGAAGAAAGAATTGCTGCCGCGGAGTTGCCAGATACTGTGGCTGACAATCGTCGCCAGGCGAATCTGTAG
- a CDS encoding uncharacterized protein (ID:PFLUO_007942-T1.cds;~source:funannotate), which produces MARTFPHKIQNAPFPAADGASAITPEKVVQVSTSEEPDPSFSNADAGAVVFLFPPKDRVSWSLSLILLSCKLWLLDMLYPARDSGADDKRLAKLLGAHETSLLSLQTKYPRRRLWYLEVVAVHPALQSRGVGGGVIKWILEHIEHDSVYLECTRQENIKFYESFGFRVVEEVELADDEAKVKYWVMIRSEERDEAR; this is translated from the exons ATGGCACGCACGTTTCCACACAAGATCCAGAACGCTCCTTTCCCAGCAGCTGATGGTGCCTCGGCCATAACACCTGAGAAAGTTGTACAGGTCTCTACGTCGGAAGAGCCAGATCCCAGCTTCAGCAATGCAGATGCAGGAGCTgttgttttcctttttcctcCCAAGGATAGGGTGTCGTGGTCCCTGTCCCTGATATTGCTCTCGTGCAAGCTGTGGCTGCTTGATATGCTGTATCCGGCTCGAGATAGTGGAGCAGACGACAAG CGTCTTGCCAAGCTCCTTGGCGCTCATGAAACCAGCTTGCTCTCTTTGCAAACAAAATACCCACGCCGGCGACTGTGGTACCTCGAGGTCGTCGCTGTGCATCCGGCGCTGCAATCAcgcggcgttggcgggggcGTGATCAAATGGATTCTCGAGCATATCGAGCACGATTCGGTGTATCTGGAGTGCACGCGGCAGGAGAATATCAAGTTCTATGAGAGTTTCGGGTTTCGGGTagtggaagaggtggagCTGGCGGATGACGAGGCAAAAGTGAAATACTGGGTGATGATTCGCTCGGAGGAAAGGGACGAAGCTCGATAG